Proteins from a single region of Siphonobacter curvatus:
- a CDS encoding SGNH/GDSL hydrolase family protein: protein MKRYLLFFFLFLSGLVGAQSDSLENARLLRPRQGLPFFFQKIKAGKNLTIGYLGGSITEAGKGWREQSVQGLQKRYPKAQFSGINAGVGGTGSDLGVFRVQPQILDQKPDLVFVEFAVNDNGKKPEQIYRAMEGIVRKIWRQNPQIDICFVYTITADLAPYFQRGKLPPSALAMEQIAEHYGVPSVCMGLKVAALAKEGTLLFKGKREEHPDKIVFSPDNVHPYAETGHALYAEALGEALQQLSSQKTTLKAHVIPKPYVADHWEAARMVPFEQLKRQGNWQVLTPETDTVARLMKNRFPRLLKSTQPGDYLQVRMKGQACGLYDVMGPGCGQYVLELDQDYQQKIDRFDAYCTYYRSNFFVLPIDPQKEHTFRFRVSGEKLDKAKILKARNETIDDTRRYEENACYAGQLLLVGELIP, encoded by the coding sequence ATGAAGCGTTACCTGCTATTCTTTTTTCTTTTCCTGTCAGGACTCGTCGGGGCTCAGTCCGATTCACTGGAAAATGCCCGTTTACTCCGACCACGGCAGGGATTGCCCTTCTTTTTTCAAAAAATTAAAGCCGGAAAAAACCTGACGATCGGTTACCTCGGCGGGAGTATCACCGAAGCGGGGAAAGGCTGGCGGGAGCAGTCGGTACAAGGCTTACAGAAACGCTATCCAAAGGCTCAATTTTCGGGCATTAATGCGGGTGTAGGCGGTACGGGTTCAGATTTAGGCGTGTTTCGGGTTCAGCCGCAGATACTGGATCAAAAACCCGACCTGGTCTTCGTGGAATTTGCTGTGAATGATAACGGCAAAAAGCCCGAGCAGATTTACCGGGCGATGGAAGGGATTGTACGCAAAATCTGGCGGCAAAATCCGCAGATCGATATTTGTTTCGTGTACACGATTACGGCCGATCTGGCTCCGTATTTCCAGCGGGGGAAATTGCCGCCTTCCGCACTGGCCATGGAACAGATTGCCGAGCATTACGGCGTGCCGAGTGTGTGTATGGGTTTAAAAGTGGCGGCTCTGGCGAAAGAAGGAACGTTACTTTTCAAGGGAAAACGTGAAGAACATCCCGATAAAATCGTCTTTTCCCCGGACAACGTACACCCTTACGCCGAAACCGGTCACGCCCTGTACGCGGAAGCACTGGGCGAAGCTTTACAACAACTTTCCTCACAAAAAACTACGCTGAAGGCTCACGTCATCCCCAAACCGTACGTCGCAGATCATTGGGAAGCCGCCCGGATGGTTCCTTTCGAACAACTCAAACGGCAGGGCAACTGGCAAGTACTGACGCCCGAAACGGATACGGTGGCTCGGTTGATGAAAAACCGTTTTCCTCGTTTGCTCAAATCCACCCAACCCGGCGATTACCTGCAAGTACGCATGAAAGGGCAGGCCTGCGGCTTGTACGACGTCATGGGACCCGGTTGCGGTCAATACGTGCTGGAACTTGATCAGGATTATCAGCAGAAAATTGACCGCTTCGACGCGTACTGTACCTATTACCGCTCTAATTTCTTTGTGCTACCCATCGATCCGCAAAAGGAGCATACCTTCCGGTTCCGGGTTTCCGGCGAAAAACTAGACAAGGCCAAGATTCTTAAGGCCCGCAATGAAACCATCGATGATACGCGTCGGTACGAAGAAAACGCCTGTTACGCCGGACAACTCTTACTGGTGGGTGAACTCATTCCCTGA
- a CDS encoding alpha-L-fucosidase, producing the protein MKKTIFLLPLVLWAAIAAAQQTTNKPEREAWFMDLGFGMFIHWSLDSQVGAVISHSMAGASNDYLQRFTTELPKTFNPKKFDPEEWAVLAKLAGMKYVVFTAKHHSGFCMWNTQTTKFQVMQTPFKRDILKEVIEAFRKQGIAIGLYFSPEDFYFLYQHQIPIGRLQHPQHYPANNAELMAYDKRQIKELLTNYGTIDVLFFDGPAEGLKEYAWQLQPNVVVTRGQMNTPEQTLPDQPIPGPWEACFTMGTDWQYKPTNDPHKSGTEIINMLIETRAKGGNLLLNVGPKPNGEIQIEQEALLREVALWQLVNQESIAGIRPWPLIREGHYWFTKAKEANAVYVFVPGGKEWKYGERKDFIFHSLEGSPQTKVQVLGYASELVEYRQGFDASLSVQPTAFGLAVSVVNGQRLYTNNQWPNPVVLKITNVTYKPLLTKEKRDTIDGAH; encoded by the coding sequence ATGAAAAAAACGATTTTCCTGCTTCCTCTTGTCCTATGGGCCGCGATAGCCGCAGCCCAGCAAACAACTAACAAGCCCGAACGCGAAGCCTGGTTCATGGATCTGGGCTTTGGTATGTTTATTCACTGGAGTCTGGATTCGCAGGTCGGAGCCGTGATTAGTCATTCCATGGCTGGAGCGTCCAATGATTACCTCCAGCGGTTTACTACTGAATTACCGAAAACCTTCAACCCTAAAAAATTCGACCCTGAGGAATGGGCCGTACTGGCGAAACTCGCGGGCATGAAATACGTAGTCTTTACGGCCAAACACCATTCGGGTTTTTGTATGTGGAATACGCAAACGACGAAATTCCAAGTCATGCAGACGCCCTTTAAACGGGATATTCTTAAGGAAGTGATTGAGGCGTTTCGGAAGCAGGGGATTGCCATTGGGCTGTATTTTTCGCCCGAAGATTTTTATTTCCTGTACCAGCATCAAATCCCCATTGGCCGTTTGCAGCACCCGCAGCATTACCCGGCCAACAACGCCGAACTGATGGCCTATGACAAACGCCAAATCAAAGAACTATTGACCAACTACGGCACCATTGACGTACTCTTTTTCGACGGTCCAGCGGAAGGTTTGAAGGAATACGCCTGGCAATTACAGCCAAACGTAGTCGTGACCCGCGGGCAGATGAATACGCCCGAACAAACGCTACCCGACCAGCCCATTCCCGGACCCTGGGAAGCCTGCTTTACAATGGGCACCGACTGGCAGTACAAACCCACCAACGACCCCCATAAGTCGGGTACCGAGATTATCAACATGCTCATCGAAACCCGGGCCAAGGGGGGGAATCTGCTACTTAACGTGGGCCCCAAACCCAACGGCGAAATACAGATCGAGCAGGAGGCCTTACTTCGCGAAGTCGCTCTGTGGCAGCTCGTTAATCAGGAAAGCATAGCGGGCATCCGACCCTGGCCGTTGATTCGGGAGGGGCACTACTGGTTTACGAAAGCGAAAGAAGCGAACGCCGTATACGTGTTTGTACCGGGCGGCAAGGAATGGAAGTACGGTGAGCGAAAAGACTTCATTTTTCATTCGTTGGAGGGATCGCCCCAGACCAAAGTACAGGTACTCGGTTACGCCAGTGAGCTGGTCGAATACCGGCAGGGCTTCGACGCCAGTCTATCGGTACAACCCACGGCATTTGGTTTGGCGGTGAGTGTCGTGAACGGGCAGCGGTTATATACCAATAATCAGTGGCCCAATCCGGTGGTTCTAAAAATTACGAATGTGACCTATAAACCTCTGCTTACCAAAGAAAAGCGGGATACAATCGACGGAGCCCATTAA
- a CDS encoding glycoside hydrolase family 2 protein has product MELDHGTGHPNYGLAKCKEEDLAEDTFVSPLPRAVIRPNDFILLDGTWRFALDLEDKGLQENWYVNHPYEDEAQWPGSVEAHLAQGKREQKGWRDQVVVWYERDFEWPVSVGEKENSLLQLTFGACGYETQVWLNGFPLVTIEGEAKHIGEYTSFSYELEEKILRPSNRLTVRIVSTMNADIPRGKQESYVYKRGGIWYQTYTGPVRSVWLETVERNRLRSRVGVVSIIEDNLVRFTVTTRIHDPGTYRIRLKVFNKTPDTPPVAEDEFTLVLEAGQKNQRLVLAIPDAQYWSPESPYQYRLEAELVDANGYAATIETLFGLRKFEARGSRLYLNHEPIYLDGILYQPGAATYEEIKQHMYAMKELGCNLVRIHIAGVDPRIYKLADRMGLLLWVEVPSPHRSSPESRANHREELMRMLALIATHPSVVIWSLYNEDWGAQDIATNPETRQYIMDMYHFMQIAYPQFLVVDNDGWRHISFEGRLKSDLMTAHIYANELERWKQQLDELVAGNLDRVAAFPLVVGDPFFFRKQVPLIVSEWGGFGFADYGGPQDNEQRAEQIRLFKEALRQRPISGDVYTQATNIEDEKNGLIDATTGELYVPPGLLNSRNA; this is encoded by the coding sequence ATGGAGCTGGATCATGGGACCGGGCATCCGAACTACGGATTAGCCAAATGTAAAGAAGAAGACCTCGCAGAAGACACGTTTGTAAGCCCCTTGCCGCGAGCCGTTATACGCCCCAACGATTTTATTCTGCTGGATGGTACCTGGCGATTTGCTTTGGATCTGGAAGATAAAGGTTTGCAGGAAAACTGGTATGTCAACCATCCCTACGAAGACGAAGCCCAGTGGCCCGGTAGTGTGGAAGCCCATTTAGCTCAGGGGAAGCGAGAACAGAAAGGCTGGCGGGATCAGGTAGTAGTTTGGTACGAACGGGATTTTGAATGGCCGGTATCCGTTGGTGAAAAAGAAAACTCGCTTCTGCAACTCACCTTTGGAGCCTGCGGCTACGAAACGCAGGTCTGGCTAAATGGCTTTCCGTTGGTGACGATTGAAGGAGAAGCTAAACACATTGGCGAGTACACCTCGTTTTCGTACGAATTGGAAGAAAAAATCCTGCGACCCAGCAACCGCCTTACGGTACGCATTGTCAGTACCATGAACGCCGATATTCCACGGGGCAAGCAGGAATCTTACGTGTACAAGCGGGGTGGCATCTGGTACCAGACCTATACAGGACCGGTCCGAAGCGTCTGGCTGGAAACCGTCGAGCGAAATCGGCTACGTTCCCGCGTGGGCGTCGTCAGCATTATCGAGGATAATCTGGTCCGCTTTACCGTCACCACCCGGATTCACGATCCGGGCACCTATCGCATTCGCCTGAAAGTCTTTAATAAAACACCCGATACCCCGCCCGTTGCCGAGGATGAATTTACGCTGGTACTCGAAGCGGGTCAGAAAAATCAGCGACTGGTACTGGCCATTCCCGATGCTCAGTACTGGTCGCCCGAATCTCCCTACCAGTATCGACTTGAAGCGGAGCTGGTGGATGCGAACGGTTATGCTGCTACCATTGAAACGCTGTTTGGCCTACGTAAATTCGAAGCCCGCGGCTCTCGTCTGTATCTTAACCACGAACCCATTTATCTGGATGGTATTCTGTACCAGCCCGGGGCAGCCACTTACGAAGAGATCAAACAGCACATGTATGCGATGAAGGAGCTAGGCTGTAATCTGGTGCGTATACACATTGCCGGGGTTGATCCCCGCATCTACAAACTGGCCGACCGCATGGGGCTGCTGTTGTGGGTGGAGGTGCCGAGTCCACACCGTTCTAGCCCGGAAAGCCGGGCCAATCACCGGGAAGAGCTGATGCGAATGCTGGCCCTGATTGCCACGCACCCGTCGGTGGTGATTTGGAGTCTGTATAATGAAGACTGGGGGGCTCAGGATATTGCGACCAATCCCGAAACCCGGCAGTACATTATGGATATGTACCACTTTATGCAAATTGCGTATCCGCAGTTTCTGGTGGTAGACAACGACGGCTGGCGGCACATCTCCTTTGAAGGTCGCTTGAAGTCAGATTTGATGACGGCCCACATTTACGCCAACGAGCTGGAACGCTGGAAGCAGCAGCTCGACGAACTCGTGGCCGGAAATCTGGACCGGGTGGCGGCTTTTCCGCTGGTGGTAGGCGATCCCTTCTTTTTCCGCAAGCAGGTACCCCTGATTGTGAGTGAATGGGGCGGTTTTGGATTTGCGGATTATGGTGGTCCTCAGGACAATGAGCAGCGGGCTGAGCAGATTCGACTCTTTAAGGAAGCACTTCGACAGCGTCCTATTTCGGGTGACGTATATACACAAGCGACCAATATTGAGGATGAAAAGAATGGTTTGATCGACGCCACGACGGGCGAACTATACGTGCCGCCCGGATTACTAAATTCCAGAAATGCCTAA
- a CDS encoding efflux RND transporter periplasmic adaptor subunit produces the protein MDREVQAEYRTRQRNRRWLVASGLLLALIAGIYGVRSTLESSIEGSRIRTAPVSVGDVENTLTATGEVIPAYEQIMTSPIRASIKRVLLTTGTPVEPGKAILELDKSLTQIEYEKMQDQLELKRNGIDQLRMKLNKNLYDAEISDKIKSLNINKLRADIEDSRRLQKVGGGTREDITRAENALKIAELEKQQLENDLTYNRQSMGASLRETELGAQIESKNLKELDHKLKRADIVADRKGVLTWVNENIGSSVNEGEMLAKVADLGSFRVDGSCSDIYADQVKVGLPVILKINDTTLRGQITQVKPAISNGIVKFVIQLDNAESTLLRPNMKVDVFVVTDRSTRTLRVANGPAFTGKRKQYVYVREGNKAYRREVEIGRSNFDFVEIKSGLKEGDRVILTDLNQYQHLEEISIKP, from the coding sequence ATGGATCGGGAAGTACAGGCAGAATACCGAACGCGACAACGCAACCGACGATGGCTGGTGGCCTCCGGCCTACTACTAGCTCTGATAGCAGGTATTTACGGCGTTCGAAGCACGCTGGAAAGCTCCATCGAAGGCTCGCGAATACGAACCGCTCCGGTGAGCGTCGGCGACGTAGAAAATACGCTAACGGCTACGGGGGAAGTCATTCCGGCGTATGAACAAATCATGACCAGTCCCATTCGGGCGAGTATCAAACGGGTACTGCTCACGACGGGTACGCCCGTCGAGCCGGGTAAGGCTATTTTGGAACTGGACAAATCGCTAACACAGATTGAATACGAGAAAATGCAGGATCAGTTGGAGCTAAAACGCAACGGCATCGATCAGTTGCGAATGAAACTCAACAAGAACCTCTACGACGCCGAAATCAGCGATAAAATCAAGTCACTCAATATCAACAAGCTTCGGGCGGACATTGAAGATTCTCGTCGCTTGCAGAAAGTAGGGGGCGGTACCCGTGAAGACATCACCCGGGCGGAAAACGCCCTGAAAATTGCCGAACTCGAAAAGCAGCAGCTCGAAAACGATTTGACGTACAATCGGCAGTCGATGGGAGCCAGCTTGCGGGAAACCGAACTGGGGGCCCAAATCGAAAGCAAAAATCTCAAAGAGCTGGACCACAAATTAAAACGGGCGGACATCGTGGCCGACCGCAAGGGGGTCCTCACCTGGGTCAACGAAAATATTGGTTCATCCGTCAACGAAGGCGAAATGCTGGCGAAAGTGGCCGATCTGGGCAGTTTCCGGGTGGATGGTTCTTGTTCCGACATCTATGCCGATCAGGTGAAAGTCGGCTTGCCCGTCATCTTAAAAATAAACGATACGACGCTGCGGGGACAGATTACTCAGGTAAAACCCGCCATCAGCAATGGGATCGTCAAGTTTGTTATCCAGCTCGATAACGCCGAGAGTACGCTGCTACGGCCCAACATGAAAGTGGATGTATTTGTCGTCACCGATCGCAGTACGCGAACCCTGCGGGTGGCGAATGGCCCTGCATTCACGGGTAAACGCAAGCAGTACGTCTACGTGCGGGAAGGCAACAAAGCGTACCGACGGGAAGTAGAAATCGGACGCTCCAACTTCGATTTCGTGGAAATCAAAAGTGGATTGAAGGAAGGCGATCGGGTCATTCTGACGGACTTAAATCAATATCAGCACCTGGAAGAAATCAGTATCAAGCCATGA
- a CDS encoding TolC family protein, which produces MKIYAFLLLMLWNVGTLWAQEYKLTLVEAVEQARNQSIAAKQAITQKKTTYWQYRSFLADYRPQLSLDGTLPGFTRSYIEVVQPDGTIAFQPVSNNNSLLSLSLSQSIAPTGGTLYVQNQLQRFDDFARDNTRYNGVPFEIGIRQPLFRYNAMRWDRRIQPLKYQEGMQQYLSSMEEVALQASGYYFDLLVAQVNLQIAEKNRQNNDTLYKIAQHKLELGRISQNDLLQLQMGVLTAEKDLASAQQSATVASLQLNRYIGFRNDRMPELEIPTQLREFVVEPQKAIDEAFANRADAVAFSRRLLEAERDVQQAVKENGLNASLNATFGLSNQGSQPMDVYRKPQDREFVELQFTLPILTWGRNKARTEVAKANREFAQQSVDQDKLTFEQQIFTQVTLLQMLQKQVRLTRLADEIAANRYQIAQERFILSNLSVTDLAIATQEKDRAKRDYILALRDYWQSYYSLRLLTLYDFERREKIRYE; this is translated from the coding sequence ATGAAAATCTACGCGTTTCTCCTGCTGATGCTGTGGAATGTTGGTACACTCTGGGCTCAGGAGTACAAACTTACGCTGGTCGAGGCCGTCGAGCAGGCCCGCAATCAGTCGATCGCCGCCAAACAGGCCATCACCCAGAAAAAGACCACGTACTGGCAATACCGCTCGTTTCTGGCGGATTATCGGCCCCAACTGAGTCTGGATGGTACGTTGCCCGGTTTCACCCGTTCGTATATTGAAGTCGTGCAACCCGACGGTACCATCGCCTTCCAGCCCGTATCTAACAATAATTCCCTACTGAGCCTGTCGCTAAGCCAGAGCATTGCCCCGACGGGCGGTACGCTGTACGTGCAAAATCAGTTGCAACGCTTCGACGACTTTGCCCGCGACAACACGCGGTACAATGGCGTTCCTTTTGAAATTGGCATTCGTCAACCCCTGTTTCGTTACAATGCCATGCGATGGGACCGCCGCATTCAGCCGCTAAAGTATCAGGAAGGTATGCAGCAGTACCTTTCGTCAATGGAAGAAGTAGCTCTACAGGCCTCGGGATATTATTTCGATCTGCTGGTGGCTCAGGTGAATTTACAGATTGCCGAGAAAAACCGTCAGAATAACGACACGCTCTATAAAATTGCCCAGCATAAACTGGAGTTGGGACGTATCTCGCAGAATGACCTGTTGCAATTACAGATGGGAGTACTGACGGCAGAGAAAGACTTGGCCTCGGCCCAGCAATCGGCTACGGTAGCTTCGCTGCAACTGAATCGGTACATCGGTTTTCGGAATGATCGCATGCCCGAACTGGAAATTCCAACGCAACTGCGGGAGTTTGTGGTGGAGCCGCAAAAGGCTATTGACGAAGCGTTCGCGAACCGGGCCGATGCCGTAGCTTTTAGTCGCCGCCTGCTGGAAGCCGAACGCGATGTACAGCAGGCCGTGAAGGAGAATGGATTGAACGCCTCGCTGAACGCCACGTTCGGGTTGTCGAACCAGGGTAGTCAGCCGATGGATGTCTACCGTAAACCGCAGGATCGGGAGTTCGTGGAGTTGCAGTTTACGCTGCCCATTCTGACCTGGGGACGAAATAAAGCTCGAACGGAGGTGGCTAAAGCGAACCGGGAGTTTGCCCAGCAGTCGGTAGACCAGGATAAGCTAACGTTCGAACAGCAGATTTTCACGCAGGTGACGCTCTTACAGATGCTCCAGAAACAGGTACGGCTTACGCGGCTGGCCGACGAGATTGCGGCCAACCGCTACCAGATTGCTCAGGAGCGATTTATTTTAAGCAATTTGAGCGTAACGGATCTGGCCATTGCCACGCAGGAGAAGGACCGGGCCAAACGGGATTACATTCTGGCTCTGCGGGATTACTGGCAGTCATATTATAGCCTGCGGTTGCTGACGCTGTATGATTTTGAGCGGAGGGAGAAGATTCGGTATGAATAA
- a CDS encoding ABC transporter ATP-binding protein: MIKLQNVEKVYRTSSVETLALNNINLTVNRGEFVSIMGPSGCGKSTLLNIMGLLDEPSSGHIEIDGSRVERYQDKALAQLRNQKLGFIFQSFHLINDLSVLDNVEIPLLYRDSTAKQRRELAQQALEKVGLSNRMKHFPKQLSGGQKQRVAIARAIVGQPEIILADEPTGNLDSAMGNEILSILQKLNEDGATIVMVTHDDAMAKRTHRLIRLFDGTQVQ, from the coding sequence ATGATCAAGTTACAGAACGTTGAGAAAGTGTACCGGACCAGCTCGGTGGAAACGCTGGCCCTGAATAATATTAACCTGACGGTGAACCGGGGCGAATTCGTGTCCATCATGGGGCCTTCGGGTTGCGGCAAAAGTACGTTGTTGAACATTATGGGATTGCTCGACGAACCTTCCAGCGGACACATTGAAATTGACGGTAGCCGCGTCGAACGGTACCAGGACAAGGCTCTGGCCCAGTTACGGAATCAGAAGCTAGGTTTTATCTTCCAGAGCTTCCACCTGATTAATGATCTGTCGGTACTCGACAATGTAGAGATTCCTTTGCTGTACCGGGATAGCACCGCGAAACAACGCCGCGAACTGGCTCAGCAGGCCTTGGAAAAAGTGGGCCTGAGCAACCGGATGAAACACTTCCCCAAGCAACTTTCGGGTGGACAGAAACAACGCGTAGCCATTGCCCGGGCCATTGTCGGTCAACCCGAAATCATTCTGGCCGATGAGCCTACGGGAAACCTCGACAGTGCCATGGGCAACGAAATCCTTTCCATTCTGCAAAAACTCAATGAGGATGGAGCCACGATCGTCATGGTGACCCACGACGATGCTATGGCCAAGCGTACCCACCGCCTCATTCGCCTCTTCGACGGTACCCAGGTACAGTAA
- a CDS encoding ABC transporter permease: MLLNYIKIAWKVLLRHPFYTFITLFGISVTLTVLMVITSFMDHLLGSHYPENKRYRSLYVTMLTQTDSSRNSRSQGPPSFRFINTYVKTLQTPERVGISSQFSFANAYVNGKRIKLNTKYTDADFWRVTDFEFLEGKPFSEPQIKGGDRVAVITDKLRKEYFEDDGKSTVGRDIEIEGLRYRVMGVVKGSPVTRLYTYADVYFPYTAPKSNYEKGQMRGNFVGIILAKTPADRQAIQSEFDQVIGRLPASGEESSFHYSQFVVKADTYINQFLTPFFGTDDSKKVFFYSIVGVIVLMFMSLPAINLVNVNVSRILERASEIGVRKAFGAPARTLLWQFIIENIFITFLGGVLALIFSYGIIQLINQSGWIAYADLTINVTVFLVSMGVCLVFGLLSGVLPAFRMSKLNIVDALKS, from the coding sequence ATGCTACTGAATTACATCAAAATAGCCTGGAAAGTGCTGCTCCGGCACCCTTTCTATACCTTCATTACGCTGTTTGGCATCAGTGTTACGTTGACCGTACTAATGGTGATTACGTCTTTTATGGATCACTTGCTGGGCTCGCACTATCCGGAGAACAAACGCTACCGGTCCCTGTACGTCACTATGCTGACCCAGACCGATTCATCCCGGAATAGTCGCAGTCAAGGACCGCCTAGCTTTCGATTTATCAATACGTATGTCAAAACCCTGCAAACGCCCGAGCGGGTAGGCATTTCATCCCAGTTTAGCTTTGCAAACGCGTACGTTAATGGGAAACGTATCAAGCTCAATACGAAATACACGGATGCCGATTTCTGGCGGGTGACGGACTTTGAATTTCTGGAAGGAAAACCCTTCAGTGAGCCACAAATCAAAGGGGGCGACCGCGTCGCCGTCATTACGGATAAGTTACGCAAAGAGTATTTCGAAGACGATGGCAAATCCACCGTTGGTCGGGATATTGAAATTGAAGGACTGCGGTATCGGGTAATGGGTGTGGTAAAGGGCAGTCCGGTTACGCGACTGTATACCTATGCCGATGTTTATTTCCCGTATACGGCTCCTAAAAGCAATTACGAAAAGGGACAAATGCGGGGCAATTTCGTAGGGATCATTCTCGCTAAAACCCCCGCCGATCGTCAGGCGATTCAGTCAGAATTTGATCAGGTCATCGGTCGACTTCCCGCTTCCGGTGAAGAATCCAGCTTTCATTATAGTCAGTTTGTGGTCAAAGCAGATACCTACATCAATCAGTTTCTGACACCCTTTTTTGGCACGGATGACAGTAAGAAGGTCTTCTTTTACAGCATCGTCGGTGTTATCGTACTGATGTTCATGTCTTTACCGGCTATTAATCTGGTGAATGTCAACGTTAGTCGCATTCTGGAACGAGCCTCGGAGATTGGCGTACGGAAAGCCTTCGGAGCACCGGCCCGCACATTGCTATGGCAGTTTATTATCGAAAACATCTTCATCACTTTTCTGGGTGGTGTACTGGCTCTGATCTTTTCCTATGGAATTATCCAGCTGATCAATCAGAGTGGCTGGATTGCCTATGCCGACCTGACGATTAACGTTACCGTATTTCTCGTCAGCATGGGTGTATGTCTGGTATTTGGACTGCTTTCGGGCGTGTTACCCGCCTTCCGCATGTCGAAACTAAATATTGTAGATGCTCTCAAATCATAA
- a CDS encoding ABC transporter permease, which translates to MLRHFFTLIWNKRRTHALLIIEIWASFLVLFGVLTFLISNFRNYREPIGFSYENVWVLELNNNEDTTNIGDKVQAIMQRIRSYPEVESASRMSSNTPFSMSNMNNGITYNNVHTMAEFYRSDEALAQTLDLKLVAGRWFGPQDRAAQYTPLVINRKFQEKLFPNENPIGKVIKQDDKHAWKVIGMVDHFKGKGEFTGNTPAVFESLMNTDWDKNILIKTRPGTDANFEARLVKDVLGVGQGWGAEVTYLTESRKNQHNLTLVPVIVFVIISTFLLINVGLGLFGILNLNIARRKSEIGLRRAMGATEKTVSMQFLGEIWVLATFSLLLGLLFAVQFPLLNVFDMDANIYVLAIMAAVGVIYLLVTLCAWYPSRQASLVQPAVALHEE; encoded by the coding sequence ATGCTTCGCCATTTTTTTACCCTGATCTGGAATAAACGGAGAACGCACGCACTGTTGATCATCGAAATCTGGGCTTCGTTCCTGGTGCTCTTTGGCGTGCTGACCTTCCTGATTTCCAATTTCCGCAACTACCGCGAGCCCATCGGCTTTTCCTACGAAAACGTATGGGTGCTTGAACTGAACAACAACGAGGACACCACGAATATTGGCGACAAAGTACAAGCCATTATGCAACGCATTCGCTCCTACCCGGAAGTGGAAAGTGCTTCCCGCATGAGTTCCAACACGCCGTTCAGCATGAGTAATATGAACAATGGGATCACCTATAATAATGTCCATACCATGGCCGAGTTTTACCGCTCAGACGAGGCACTGGCTCAAACCCTGGACCTAAAACTGGTGGCGGGCCGCTGGTTCGGTCCCCAGGATCGGGCTGCTCAGTACACCCCCCTGGTGATTAACCGAAAATTTCAGGAAAAGCTTTTTCCGAACGAAAATCCGATTGGTAAGGTGATTAAACAGGATGACAAACACGCCTGGAAGGTGATCGGAATGGTCGACCATTTCAAAGGAAAAGGTGAATTTACGGGAAATACCCCCGCCGTATTTGAGTCGCTTATGAATACGGATTGGGATAAGAATATCTTGATTAAAACGCGTCCCGGCACGGATGCCAACTTCGAAGCCCGGCTTGTGAAAGACGTACTGGGGGTCGGTCAGGGCTGGGGGGCGGAAGTTACATACCTCACTGAATCGCGTAAAAACCAGCACAACCTAACCTTGGTACCCGTCATCGTTTTTGTCATCATCAGTACTTTTCTGCTGATTAATGTAGGATTGGGCCTGTTCGGTATTCTAAATTTGAACATTGCCCGTCGGAAAAGCGAAATTGGCCTGCGTCGAGCCATGGGTGCTACGGAGAAAACCGTATCCATGCAATTTCTGGGAGAAATCTGGGTACTGGCAACGTTTAGTTTGCTTCTGGGCTTACTCTTTGCGGTACAGTTTCCGCTACTCAATGTCTTCGATATGGATGCCAATATTTACGTGCTGGCCATTATGGCTGCGGTAGGTGTTATTTATTTGCTCGTTACGCTGTGTGCCTGGTACCCGAGTCGTCAGGCGTCGCTAGTGCAACCGGCGGTGGCGTTGCATGAAGAGTAG